A DNA window from Bacteroides cellulosilyticus contains the following coding sequences:
- a CDS encoding sigma-70 family RNA polymerase sigma factor, with product MENKKMTSVQLIADSYTSYHRSVYLYIYYRINSKEEAEDIAQDVFLRLMDYKQMLRPDTVKFFIYTISRNLVNDYLRRHYKKQEITSYIYDHATTCTNETENQIIANDLLACEKRKLRTLPEQRRKIYIMNRFEDKSSSEISAKLNLSRRTVENHLFISRKEIREYMKQCI from the coding sequence ATGGAAAACAAAAAGATGACATCCGTTCAATTGATAGCTGACTCTTATACGAGTTACCACCGCTCCGTCTATCTCTATATATATTATAGAATAAACAGTAAAGAAGAAGCTGAAGACATAGCCCAAGATGTATTTCTGCGTTTAATGGACTATAAGCAAATGCTCCGTCCGGATACCGTAAAGTTTTTCATTTACACCATATCCCGTAATCTGGTGAACGATTACCTGCGCCGTCACTATAAGAAGCAAGAAATAACTTCTTATATATACGATCATGCAACGACCTGTACCAATGAAACGGAAAACCAGATTATTGCCAATGATTTACTGGCTTGTGAAAAGCGCAAACTGCGCACCCTTCCGGAACAACGCAGAAAGATTTATATCATGAACCGTTTTGAGGATAAATCCTCATCGGAAATTTCCGCCAAATTGAACCTTTCACGCCGTACGGTCGAAAACCATTTGTTTATTAGCCGGAAAGAAATACGTGAATATATGAAACAATGTATCTAA
- a CDS encoding two-component regulator propeller domain-containing protein: protein MHRNERYHIVKNISKYIILLFLLFSFLPGYSLPSVFRGLSVTEGLSDLVVNALYKDSIGYVWIGTGNSLERFDGTRLKHFLISGANEKIKRVNAIAEMEGNQIWMGNGMGLWRVNTEKDILEPIAAETLHYGVRTLLPDGKGTLYIGSEAGLFIYKNGNLEQKLIDPNVLSASNIITGLNLSEDGTLWIATNDGLYSLTLADKKIAPYHNIVENKHLCSYNNITRIGNVLYLGTMGQGIISFDTQTHKFRHFIDVGCNVISSLSSDGEDMLYVGTDGNGVHFISTKQMKVLRSFRHEPGKDESIRSNSVYSLLVDRDGLIWIGFYQLGLDYSLYQSGLFSTYSYPPYFDSKDMPVRSIAITEHEKLVGSRDGLFYINEEERRFKNFKSPELRSSMIFCIYKFQDKYYIGTYGGGMYIFNPADLTIHDFEPNEPQPFMRGQIFSIKADAKDQLWIGTSMGLYCYKDGKRIKHYTSANSKLPEGNVYEIYFDSTHKGWICTENGMCIWDPSSESLKTDIFPENFIHKEKIRVVYEDSDHNLYFLPDKGSMCISDLSMSRFRRLQPDTQLEGKDGMFILEDDEKWLWIGTNNGLYRYDKKETFIPYNFIDGIPSSIFTLCPPIQDQQGNIWMGNSKGLIYMNFKENNQMKRYTYPLTITDIYVNGKKSLHPVIESGKVPEIELESSQNNLTFHFSGFTYTEPAYMTYEYKLEGEDEDWQILTGKSEITYYDLSSGNYLFKLRYIGNPDSEIHTAVHIAYPVETWSIIAISIALVFIGYIYYQRKRKAKQTKNIQIQLPEDVQEPEKQEKTVESKYKTNKISTEECQRLTEKLEALMLRDKPYTNPDLKIADLATMLGRSAHTLSYLFNQHLNRNYYDYINDYRIEEFKRLINEDEYSKYTLGALAELCGFSSRASFFRYFKKATGITPNEYIRSIGKNNNE from the coding sequence ATGCATAGAAACGAAAGATATCATATTGTGAAGAACATATCAAAATATATCATCTTGCTATTCCTACTGTTTAGCTTCCTTCCGGGCTATTCCCTCCCCTCCGTCTTCCGGGGACTATCCGTCACCGAAGGACTTTCCGATTTAGTAGTAAATGCACTTTATAAAGACTCCATTGGTTATGTTTGGATAGGTACCGGCAATTCCCTGGAACGTTTTGACGGCACACGTCTGAAACATTTCCTGATTTCCGGAGCAAATGAGAAAATCAAACGAGTCAATGCTATTGCCGAAATGGAGGGCAACCAGATATGGATGGGAAATGGTATGGGACTTTGGCGAGTGAATACCGAAAAAGATATTCTCGAACCGATTGCTGCTGAAACATTACACTATGGCGTCCGGACCCTCCTACCTGATGGAAAAGGTACTTTATATATAGGGAGCGAGGCCGGTCTGTTTATCTATAAAAACGGGAACCTGGAACAAAAGCTCATAGATCCCAATGTCCTTTCAGCCTCTAATATCATCACCGGACTAAATCTTAGTGAAGATGGCACTCTTTGGATAGCTACCAACGACGGGCTTTATTCCCTGACACTTGCCGACAAGAAAATCGCCCCTTATCATAATATAGTAGAAAACAAGCATCTTTGCTCTTACAACAATATCACCCGCATCGGCAACGTACTTTATCTGGGTACGATGGGGCAAGGCATTATCAGCTTCGATACGCAAACACATAAATTCAGGCACTTCATCGATGTAGGGTGCAATGTGATATCTTCGCTGTCCAGTGATGGTGAAGATATGTTGTATGTGGGTACAGATGGAAATGGAGTACATTTCATTTCTACCAAACAAATGAAAGTTCTACGCTCTTTCCGCCACGAGCCGGGAAAAGACGAAAGTATCCGTTCCAACTCCGTATACTCCCTTTTAGTGGATCGTGACGGGCTTATCTGGATAGGTTTCTATCAACTGGGATTGGATTACAGTCTATACCAGAGCGGACTTTTCTCTACTTACAGTTATCCCCCGTATTTTGACTCCAAAGATATGCCCGTCCGCAGTATCGCAATCACTGAACATGAAAAGTTAGTCGGCTCCCGCGACGGTCTATTCTATATAAACGAAGAGGAACGACGCTTCAAAAACTTTAAATCTCCCGAATTGCGTTCCAGTATGATCTTCTGTATCTACAAATTTCAGGATAAATATTATATCGGAACTTATGGCGGAGGTATGTACATATTCAATCCTGCTGATCTTACTATCCACGACTTCGAACCCAACGAACCGCAGCCTTTCATGCGGGGACAGATTTTCAGTATAAAAGCGGATGCTAAAGACCAATTGTGGATAGGTACCTCAATGGGCCTCTATTGTTATAAGGATGGGAAAAGAATCAAACACTACACCAGTGCCAACTCCAAATTACCCGAAGGAAATGTTTACGAAATCTATTTTGATTCCACTCACAAGGGATGGATTTGTACGGAGAATGGCATGTGCATCTGGGACCCCTCTTCCGAAAGTTTAAAAACCGACATCTTTCCGGAAAATTTTATTCATAAAGAAAAGATCAGAGTTGTATATGAAGACTCCGACCATAATCTTTATTTCCTGCCGGACAAAGGAAGTATGTGTATATCCGATCTCTCCATGAGCCGTTTCAGAAGGTTGCAACCTGATACACAACTGGAAGGAAAAGATGGTATGTTTATTCTGGAAGATGACGAAAAATGGCTCTGGATAGGAACCAATAACGGACTCTACCGCTACGACAAGAAAGAAACTTTTATTCCTTATAATTTCATAGACGGTATTCCCAGTTCTATTTTCACATTGTGCCCTCCCATACAGGACCAACAGGGAAATATATGGATGGGAAATTCCAAAGGGCTGATTTATATGAACTTCAAGGAAAATAACCAGATGAAAAGATATACTTATCCGCTGACAATTACAGATATTTATGTCAATGGAAAGAAATCGCTTCATCCTGTTATTGAAAGTGGAAAAGTTCCTGAAATAGAACTTGAATCCTCGCAAAACAACCTGACATTTCACTTCTCCGGTTTTACCTATACCGAACCGGCTTATATGACTTATGAATATAAATTGGAAGGTGAAGATGAAGACTGGCAGATACTGACCGGAAAGTCTGAAATTACTTATTATGACTTGTCATCCGGAAACTATCTTTTCAAGTTACGCTATATCGGGAATCCTGATTCTGAAATACACACCGCTGTCCACATTGCCTATCCTGTAGAAACATGGAGCATCATTGCCATTTCCATTGCCTTAGTTTTTATCGGCTACATTTACTATCAGCGTAAGAGAAAAGCGAAGCAAACGAAAAATATTCAAATCCAACTTCCGGAAGATGTGCAAGAGCCCGAAAAGCAAGAAAAGACAGTAGAATCAAAATATAAAACCAATAAGATAAGCACGGAAGAATGTCAGCGCCTGACAGAAAAGCTGGAGGCTCTGATGCTTCGTGATAAGCCATATACGAACCCAGATCTGAAAATAGCCGATCTGGCAACAATGCTCGGCAGGTCAGCACATACTTTATCTTATCTGTTCAATCAACATCTGAACCGTAATTATTACGATTATATCAATGATTACCGTATTGAAGAGTTCAAGCGCCTTATCAACGAAGACGAGTATTCCAAATATACACTGGGAGCACTTGCCGAACTCTGCGGTTTTAGCTCACGCGCCTCCTTCTTCCGCTATTTCAAGAAGGCTACCGGCATCACTCCCAATGAATATATCCGGAGCATCGGAAAGAATAACAACGAATAA